A genomic segment from Marinobacter subterrani encodes:
- a CDS encoding penicillin-binding protein 1A: MSHLLRTSRLFAWLFLTGLSVAVIVTSGFYLYLRPGLPAVDRLLDIKLQTPLRVYSKDMRLIAEFGEKRRAPITIEQIPTIQLQAFMAAEDSRFYEHFGVDIKGLARAAIELVSTGEIQSGGSTITMQVAKNYFLSRDRTFIRKFNEILLALQIERELDKDRILELYLNKIYLGNRAYGIAAAAQVYYDKPVAQLSLAQMAMLAGLPKAPSAYNPLANPERAMIRRNWILGRMKELGYITPDAYELAVSAPLTATYNSTDTEVDADYVAEMARYEMVQRYGEQAYTDGYTVILTVDSEKQQAATEALRDGLEAYDRRHGFRGPIGQIDPETLAGSDLSEAMRNYPQVESLLPAVVTSVNDKTGEVRVHARTLGQVIMPFETMIWASRYKTEDFTGPEPEKPSDVVAVGDVVYVRAETPTKQETTPETNGEALQEDAEPGEPALVSLAQVPRVEGALISLDAQTGAIQALSGGYSFSQSKYNRAVQAQRQPGSTFKPFLYLSALESGMTPATIYNDAPIVLDDAELQSTWRPQNSSGQFYGPTRLREALYSSRNLVSIRLLRDLGIENTLDYLRQLEIPVDNMPSNLSLALGSGLLSPMELARGMAVIANGGYDVEPYLIETIKNVRGEVIYQAPETVLCDQNCNEIAEKAEANETSPGAKPAERTGNTPQVRVMRRLADERSVYILHSMMRDVIRLGTGRRALALGRDDVAGKTGTTNEQKDTWFAGFNHDIATTAWVGFDQPAPLGRGEFGASTALPVWLDYMEVALEGEPPSFMPRPNGIVNIRINPETGQRARPGEDGMFEIFREEDAPPPLQTEEEIDNNGRAGEDDLSRRIF; this comes from the coding sequence ATGTCTCATTTGTTGCGCACATCTCGCCTTTTCGCCTGGCTGTTTCTTACCGGACTGAGTGTCGCCGTAATAGTAACCTCAGGCTTCTATCTCTATCTTCGTCCTGGCCTTCCTGCGGTCGACAGGCTTCTGGATATCAAGCTCCAGACGCCGCTGCGGGTCTACAGCAAAGACATGAGATTAATAGCAGAATTCGGTGAAAAGAGAAGGGCACCGATCACAATCGAACAGATCCCAACAATTCAGTTACAAGCCTTTATGGCCGCTGAAGACTCCCGTTTCTACGAGCACTTCGGGGTCGACATCAAAGGCCTGGCGCGGGCTGCCATCGAACTGGTCTCCACCGGGGAGATCCAGTCCGGGGGCAGTACCATCACGATGCAGGTTGCAAAAAATTACTTTTTGTCACGCGACAGAACCTTTATCCGGAAGTTCAATGAGATACTTCTGGCTCTTCAGATAGAACGTGAGCTTGATAAAGACCGCATTCTTGAGCTCTACCTGAACAAGATTTATCTCGGCAACCGCGCCTACGGGATTGCCGCCGCCGCGCAGGTTTATTATGACAAACCAGTAGCACAGCTCTCATTGGCGCAGATGGCCATGCTCGCAGGCCTGCCCAAAGCCCCGTCTGCCTACAATCCACTTGCCAACCCTGAGCGCGCAATGATTCGCCGGAACTGGATTCTGGGCCGGATGAAGGAACTGGGCTATATCACTCCGGACGCCTACGAGCTTGCCGTTTCCGCGCCGCTTACCGCCACTTATAACAGCACGGATACGGAAGTTGACGCCGACTATGTTGCCGAGATGGCCCGCTACGAAATGGTCCAGCGCTACGGCGAGCAAGCCTACACCGATGGCTATACTGTCATCCTCACCGTTGACAGCGAGAAACAGCAAGCTGCCACGGAAGCCCTCCGGGATGGCCTTGAAGCCTACGACCGACGCCATGGCTTCCGGGGCCCCATCGGCCAGATTGATCCGGAGACCCTGGCAGGGAGCGACCTCTCGGAGGCCATGCGGAATTACCCTCAGGTGGAGTCCCTGCTCCCTGCCGTCGTTACCAGCGTAAACGACAAAACCGGAGAGGTCCGCGTGCACGCCCGAACGCTGGGACAGGTCATCATGCCTTTCGAAACGATGATATGGGCAAGCCGCTACAAAACTGAAGACTTCACCGGCCCGGAACCCGAAAAACCCTCGGATGTGGTTGCCGTAGGTGATGTTGTCTATGTGCGGGCCGAGACGCCGACGAAGCAAGAGACCACGCCCGAAACGAACGGCGAGGCCCTCCAGGAAGACGCGGAGCCTGGCGAACCGGCACTTGTCTCACTTGCCCAGGTGCCTCGCGTTGAAGGCGCCCTGATCTCGCTGGACGCCCAGACAGGCGCTATCCAGGCACTCAGCGGCGGATACAGCTTCAGCCAGAGCAAATACAACCGGGCCGTCCAGGCGCAAAGACAACCCGGCTCTACCTTCAAGCCCTTCCTGTACCTCAGCGCTCTCGAAAGCGGAATGACACCCGCGACCATCTATAACGACGCGCCAATTGTGCTTGACGACGCCGAGCTACAGTCTACCTGGCGTCCCCAGAATTCCTCGGGACAGTTCTACGGCCCGACCCGGCTTCGCGAAGCCCTCTACAGCTCGAGAAACCTGGTCTCCATCCGGCTGTTACGCGATCTTGGCATCGAAAACACGCTTGACTATCTGAGGCAGCTGGAAATTCCGGTCGACAACATGCCCTCCAACCTTTCCCTGGCGCTTGGCAGCGGCCTGCTCAGCCCCATGGAGCTGGCCCGCGGCATGGCAGTGATTGCGAACGGGGGGTATGACGTTGAGCCCTACCTGATCGAGACCATCAAGAACGTCCGCGGGGAGGTCATCTACCAGGCTCCGGAGACCGTTTTGTGCGATCAGAACTGCAATGAGATTGCGGAAAAGGCCGAAGCCAACGAAACGAGCCCAGGGGCGAAGCCTGCCGAACGTACCGGCAACACACCGCAGGTAAGAGTGATGCGCCGGCTTGCCGATGAACGCTCGGTATACATTCTCCACTCGATGATGCGGGACGTTATCCGCCTTGGCACGGGTCGCAGGGCCCTGGCGCTCGGGCGCGATGACGTTGCAGGCAAGACCGGCACCACCAACGAACAGAAGGACACCTGGTTTGCCGGGTTCAACCACGACATCGCAACAACGGCCTGGGTAGGATTCGATCAACCAGCGCCGCTGGGCAGAGGCGAGTTTGGCGCCAGCACAGCGCTGCCAGTCTGGCTGGACTACATGGAAGTCGCCCTTGAGGGCGAGCCCCCATCCTTTATGCCTCGCCCAAACGGCATAGTGAACATTCGCATCAACCCCGAAACCGGACAGCGCGCGAGACCGGGCGAAGACGGCATGTTTGAGATCTTCCGGGAAGAGGATGCCCCGCCGCCGCTGCAGACCGAAGAGGAAATCGATAACAACGGGCGCGCCGGAGAAGACGATCTCTCACGAAGAATTTTCTGA
- a CDS encoding pilus assembly protein PilM, translating to MFGLLGKKSSAVLGVDISSSSVKLLELSRQGDRYKVESYAVEPLPANAVVEKNITDVEAVGEVLKRVASKSRTGAKQVAVAVSGSAVITKVIQMDGGLNEFEMEDQIALEADQYIPYPLDEVAIDFEVQGASESNPDQVDVLLAACRKENVDIREDALEIASLTAKVVDVEAYALERAYTLIEPQLDFQGEELVVAIVDVGATMTTLSVLAGGKTVYTREQIFGGKQLTEEIQRRYGLSIEEAGLAKKQGGLPDDYESEVLSPFREAVVQQVARALQFFFGASQYNAVDYVVLAGGTASIQGLTEMVEEKTGTPTLVANPFADMAVGSRVNASALSNDAPSLMIACGLAMRSFD from the coding sequence GTGTTCGGATTGTTGGGAAAGAAATCCAGTGCAGTGCTGGGCGTGGATATAAGTTCCAGCTCGGTCAAACTTCTGGAGCTGTCAAGGCAGGGCGACCGTTACAAGGTCGAAAGCTACGCGGTGGAGCCGTTGCCGGCGAACGCTGTGGTTGAAAAAAATATCACGGATGTCGAGGCGGTGGGTGAAGTGCTCAAGCGCGTTGCCTCCAAGTCCCGCACCGGCGCAAAGCAGGTTGCGGTCGCTGTCTCCGGCTCCGCGGTCATCACCAAGGTCATCCAGATGGATGGTGGCCTCAACGAATTCGAGATGGAAGATCAGATCGCCCTGGAGGCGGATCAGTACATTCCATACCCGCTGGATGAGGTGGCCATCGATTTCGAAGTGCAGGGTGCCTCCGAAAGCAACCCCGATCAGGTCGATGTGCTGCTGGCCGCATGCCGCAAGGAAAACGTCGATATCCGCGAAGATGCCCTCGAGATTGCCTCACTGACAGCCAAGGTGGTTGATGTCGAGGCATACGCGCTGGAGCGGGCTTACACACTGATTGAACCGCAGCTGGATTTCCAGGGCGAGGAGCTGGTGGTTGCCATCGTTGACGTCGGTGCAACCATGACCACGCTCAGCGTTCTGGCCGGTGGTAAAACCGTGTACACCCGGGAGCAGATTTTCGGCGGTAAGCAGCTGACCGAGGAAATCCAGCGGCGTTACGGCCTGTCAATCGAAGAGGCCGGCCTGGCCAAAAAGCAGGGCGGGTTGCCTGACGACTATGAGTCGGAAGTGCTTTCACCGTTCCGCGAAGCGGTAGTGCAGCAGGTCGCGCGAGCGCTTCAGTTCTTCTTTGGTGCCAGTCAGTACAATGCCGTCGACTATGTGGTTCTGGCAGGCGGTACTGCCTCGATACAGGGGCTGACGGAGATGGTCGAAGAAAAAACAGGTACACCGACACTGGTTGCAAACCCGTTTGCGGACATGGCGGTCGGGTCCCGGGTCAATGCATCGGCACTGAGTAATGATGCTCCTTCTCTGATGATTGCCTGCGGGCTGGCAATGAGGAGCTTCGACTGA
- a CDS encoding PilN domain-containing protein yields the protein MAKINLRPWREELRAEKQKQFVVMLLGAAIIAAGLVFLWKSDMDNRIAYQQSRNAYIETATKKLDQQIKEIESLKRKRDELLARMQVIQDLQGKRPIIVRVFDEIVRTLPDGLFYTDLKRTGDRLDIVGMAESNSRVSTLMRQFEESDWFTQPNLSNVSAADSRRAGYSQFNLSVQQKTPEPEGEDK from the coding sequence ATGGCAAAGATTAACCTTCGACCATGGCGCGAGGAACTCCGTGCCGAGAAACAGAAACAGTTCGTGGTCATGCTGCTTGGTGCGGCGATCATTGCCGCTGGCCTGGTGTTCCTCTGGAAGTCGGATATGGACAACCGGATCGCCTACCAGCAATCGCGCAACGCCTACATCGAGACAGCAACCAAAAAGCTCGATCAGCAGATCAAGGAAATCGAGAGCCTCAAGCGCAAAAGGGATGAGCTTCTTGCCCGGATGCAGGTGATCCAGGATCTCCAGGGTAAACGGCCTATTATCGTCCGGGTGTTTGATGAAATAGTCAGAACCTTGCCTGATGGGCTGTTCTATACCGATCTCAAGCGTACCGGCGATCGCCTTGATATTGTCGGTATGGCGGAATCCAACAGCCGGGTTTCCACGCTGATGCGCCAGTTCGAGGAATCCGACTGGTTCACCCAGCCCAACCTGTCCAACGTGTCGGCCGCTGATAGCCGGCGGGCCGGTTACAGCCAGTTCAACCTCTCGGTACAACAGAAAACGCCCGAGCCCGAAGGGGAGGATAAGTAA